Proteins from a single region of Punica granatum isolate Tunisia-2019 chromosome 8, ASM765513v2, whole genome shotgun sequence:
- the LOC116189147 gene encoding LOW QUALITY PROTEIN: peroxidase 16-like (The sequence of the model RefSeq protein was modified relative to this genomic sequence to represent the inferred CDS: deleted 1 base in 1 codon; substituted 1 base at 1 genomic stop codon) codes for MQTFRAPSFILAVSMLLMAAASARQLRADFNNNTCLNAEHLVRSAVTRKFQLTDITAPATLRHSFHDCFVRGCDASVLLASPNNDATTDHPIDLSLAGNGFDTVSKTRQXLIKDKAVVDSYPQCRNKVSYADILALATRDVISLAGVPFYHVELGRRDGRISTKASVEHGIPLPTFDLVQLNTNFGGHGLSQTDMIALSGGHTIGISNCSHVFKRIYNFNLTHPIDSTLNLSYARHLRDLCPRNVDPNKVIDMDSTTTHIFDNAYFKNLQNGTGLFSSDQVLFTDPRSRPTVNFFASNDTAFREAFKTAMTKLGRVGVLTGSKGEIRINCTRPN; via the exons ATGCAAACTTTTAGAGCCCCGTCCTTCATTCTTGCTGTCAGCATGCTCCTGATGGCCGCCGCCTCTGCTCGGCAGCTCAGGGCGGACTTCAACAATAATACCTGCCTCAATGCCGAGCATTTGGTTCGTTCTGCAGTCACCAGAAAGTTCCAGTTGACTGACATCACTGCCCCGGCGACCCTTCGTCACTCCTTCCACGATTGCTTCGTTAGG GGATGTGATGCATCGGTATTGCTCGCATCACCCAATAACGATGCAACGACGGACCACCCAATTGACCTATCACTTGCAGGAAACGGGTTCGACACGGTG TCAAAGACAAGGCAGTAGTTGATCAAAGACAAGGCAGTAGTTGACAGCTACCCTCAGTGCCGAAACAAAGTCTCCTATGCTGACATTCTTGCCCTGGCCACAAGAGATGTCATCTCCCTG GCCGGGGTTCCATTTTACCATGTGGAGCTAGGAAGGCGGGACGGGAGGATATCGACAAAAGCCAGTGTCGAGCATGGAATACCCCTACCCACTTTCGACCTTGTCCAGCTCAACACCAACTTCGGCGGACACGGTCTTTCCCAAACCGACATGATCGCACTATCAG GAGGGCACACAATCGGGATTTCTAATTGCAGCCACGTCTTTAAAAGGATCTACAACTTCAACCTAACGCACCCAATCGATTCGACCCTCAACCTATCGTACGCAAGGCACTTGAGGGACCTTTGCCCGAGAAATGTGGACCCCAATAAAGTGATCGACATGGACTCCACGACAACTCACATATTCGACAATGCCTACTTCAAGAACCTTCAAAATGGGACGGGACTTTTCAGCTCCGACCAGGTGCTCTTCACGGATCCAAGGTCCAGGCCCACCGTAAACTTCTTCGCTTCAAACGACACTGCCTTTAGAGAGGCCTTCAAGACCGCCATGACCAAGCTTGGCAGGGTCGGGGTCCTGACGGGTAGCAAGGGGGAAATTCGAATTAACTGTACCCGCCCAAACTAG
- the LOC116189139 gene encoding peroxidase 16-like, with the protein MQTFRALSFILAVSMLLMAAASARQLRTDFYNNTCLNVEHLVRSAVTRKFQLTDITAPATLRLFFHDCFVWGCDASVLLASPNNDAEKDHPIDLSLAGDGFNTVIKDKAVVDSNPQCRNKVSYADILALATRDVILLAGGPFYHVELGRRDGRISTKAIVEHGIPLPTFDLVQLNTSFGGHGLSQTDMIALSGGHIIGVSHCSHVFKRIYNFNLTHPIDPTLNLSYARHLREFCPRNMDPNKVIDMDPTTTHIFDNAYFKNLQNGSRLFSSDQALFTDLRSRPTVNFFALNNTAFREAFKTAMTKLGRVGVLMGSKGEIRINCTRPN; encoded by the exons ATGCAAACTTTTAGAGCTCTGTCCTTCATTCTTGCTGTCAGCATGCTCCTGATGGCTGCCGCCTCTGCTCGGCAGCTCAGGACGGACTTCTACAATAATACCTGCCTCAATGTCGAGCATTTGGTTCGTTCTGCAGTCACCAGAAAGTTCCAGTTGACTGACATCACTGCCCCGGCGACCCTCCGTCTCTTCTTCCACGATTGCTTCGTCTGG GGATGTGATGCATCGGTGTTGCTCGCATCACCCAATAACGATGCAGAGAAGGACCACCCAATTGACCTATCACTTGCAGGAGACGGGTTCAACACGGTGATCAAAGACAAGGCAGTAGTTGACAGCAACCCTCAGTGTCGAAACAAAGTCTCCTATGCTGACATTCTTGCCCTGGCCACAAGAGATGTCA TATTGCTGGCCGGGGGTCCATTTTACCATGTGGAGCTAGGAAGGCGGGACGGGAGGATATCGACAAAAGCCATTGTCGAGCATGGAATACCCCTACCCACTTTCGACCTTGTCCAGCTCAACACCAGCTTCGGCGGACATGGTCTTTCCCAAACCGACATGATCGCACTTTCAG GGGGACACATAATCGGGGTTTCTCACTGCAGCCACGTCTTTAAAAGGATCTACAACTTCAACCTGACGCACCCAATCGATCCGACCCTCAACCTCTCATACGCAAGGCACTTGAGGGAATTTTGCCCAAGAAATATGGATCCCAATAAAGTGATCGACATGGACCCCACGACAACTCACATATTCGACAATGCCTACTTCAAGAACCTTCAAAATGGGTCGAGACTTTTTAGCTCCGACCAGGCGCTTTTCACGGACCTAAGGTCCAGGCCCACCGTAAACTTCTTCGCTTTAAACAACACTGCCTTTAGAGAGGCCTTCAAGACTGCCATGACCAAGCTTGGTAGGGTCGGGGTCCTGATGGGTAGCAAGGGGGAAATTCGAATCAACTGTACCCGCCCAAACTAG